Proteins encoded in a region of the Flavobacteriaceae bacterium HL-DH10 genome:
- a CDS encoding N-acetylglucosamine kinase encodes MILIVDSGSTKSDWIAVDNNGNQLLEKMRTKGLNPAILTEKKLHKIIKSDEHLKSNRKIVSHVFFYGAGCGTEKPRELLKEVLQEIFVNAHVEVNEDTLAAVYSTINHPKEAAVVCILGTGSNCSYYDGEVLHQRVNSLGYTLMDDASGNYYGKQLIRDYYFNMMPEDVKIAFGSKFNMEPDYIKYNLYKQPNPNAYLANFAEFMFLHKDSEYTIELIKKGIRLFANTMIFQYKEELKNVPVHFAGSIAYFAQDEIKQVAEEMGFTVGNFERRPIEGLVGFHTKDL; translated from the coding sequence ATGATTTTAATTGTTGATAGTGGTTCTACAAAATCTGATTGGATCGCCGTAGATAATAATGGAAACCAATTATTAGAAAAAATGCGCACAAAGGGACTTAACCCTGCCATTTTAACGGAAAAGAAACTTCATAAAATAATTAAAAGTGACGAGCATTTAAAGAGTAATAGAAAGATTGTTTCTCACGTCTTTTTTTATGGTGCAGGTTGTGGTACAGAAAAACCTAGAGAGCTATTAAAAGAGGTGTTACAAGAAATATTTGTTAATGCTCATGTAGAAGTTAACGAAGATACTTTGGCTGCTGTGTATTCAACAATTAATCATCCAAAGGAAGCTGCTGTTGTTTGTATTTTAGGAACAGGCTCTAATTGTAGCTATTATGATGGCGAAGTGTTACATCAACGTGTAAACTCTTTAGGCTATACACTTATGGATGACGCTTCTGGTAACTATTACGGTAAGCAACTTATTAGAGATTATTATTTCAATATGATGCCAGAAGATGTGAAAATAGCTTTTGGAAGTAAGTTTAATATGGAACCTGATTATATAAAGTATAATTTATATAAACAACCCAATCCTAATGCTTATTTAGCAAATTTTGCTGAATTTATGTTTTTGCATAAGGATTCAGAATATACTATCGAACTTATAAAAAAGGGTATTCGTTTATTTGCAAATACTATGATTTTTCAATACAAAGAAGAATTAAAAAATGTTCCTGTACATTTTGCAGGCTCTATAGCTTATTTTGCTCAAGATGAAATTAAACAAGTTGCAGAAGAAATGGGCTTTACTGTCGGTAATTTTGAACGTAGACCTATTGAAGGTTTAGTAGGGTTTCATACAAAAGACCTATAA
- a CDS encoding transglutaminase family protein → MTFQISHTTSYNYESGVTFCHNIATLKPKHMLGQKVLDYRLEISPTPTEFSEKLDFFGNTVTRFSIQQHHKKLEVTAFSKIERDYTLEPNINDSETGKSLTLNEALESLKKADPELLDIKQFILESILVAKITPEIRAYAEVSFKPERSIFEAAYELMQRIYTEFEFNTQVTNVATPIHDVIQDKKGVCQDFAQIAIACVRSVGLPARYVSGYIETLPPPGKEKLVGTDASHAWFSLYIPSFGWVDFDPTNNQIPKNQHITVSYGRDYYDVPPLKGVIYSTGKNKMHVAVDIRPATDI, encoded by the coding sequence ATGACCTTTCAAATATCACATACAACAAGTTATAATTATGAAAGTGGCGTTACATTTTGTCACAACATAGCCACTTTAAAGCCTAAGCATATGCTTGGACAAAAGGTTTTAGACTACCGTTTAGAAATAAGCCCTACACCTACCGAATTTTCAGAGAAATTAGACTTTTTTGGTAATACTGTGACACGGTTTTCTATACAACAACATCATAAAAAACTAGAAGTAACTGCTTTTAGTAAAATTGAAAGAGACTACACTTTAGAACCTAATATAAACGATTCTGAAACAGGTAAAAGCCTTACTTTAAACGAAGCATTAGAAAGTTTAAAAAAAGCTGACCCAGAATTATTAGATATCAAGCAATTTATTTTAGAATCTATTCTAGTGGCTAAAATTACACCAGAAATTAGAGCCTATGCCGAAGTATCGTTTAAACCAGAACGTTCTATTTTTGAAGCTGCATACGAGCTTATGCAACGTATTTATACCGAATTTGAGTTTAATACCCAAGTGACCAATGTTGCCACACCCATACATGATGTTATACAAGATAAAAAAGGTGTGTGTCAAGATTTTGCTCAAATTGCTATTGCCTGTGTGCGTTCGGTTGGGTTGCCTGCCAGATATGTAAGTGGTTATATTGAAACCTTACCGCCTCCTGGAAAAGAAAAATTAGTGGGCACCGATGCGTCTCATGCATGGTTTTCATTATACATACCAAGCTTTGGATGGGTTGACTTCGACCCTACCAACAACCAAATACCAAAAAACCAACATATTACCGTGTCTTACGGACGCGATTATTACGATGTACCACCACTTAAAGGCGTTATTTACAGTACCGGTAAAAACAAAATGCATGTGGCAGTAGATATTAGACCTGCCACTGATATTTAA
- a CDS encoding ATP-binding cassette domain-containing protein, giving the protein METHIAIYISNNDDKHKLLESIQTKALVGNLTNLKGALFSEIALNKFILEETRHGHFDVTTQTKNSLKNSSQGERKKALLNHIIAKNPEYIIVDNVFDSLDVNAQQTIQNTLEHLSKSTLIIQITNRKRDLLPFINTIYHWKEGKLELLNTMDVSKQKKIFIEDLPPPYNPIDTNVENLVKLNNVTVTYGERVIVNAICWEIKPGEFWQLIGPNGSGKSTLITLITGDNPKGYLQDMVLFGMQKGSGESVWEIKRNIGYFSSEMLRGFMRSDSIENMIISGFLDSIGLYKFPSDRQILIAHQWLRILNMYEIKDKSFQFLSDGHKRLVLIARAMVKQPPLLILDEPTNGLDDADAEIFAELVNKIATESTTAILYVSHRNEEKLLKPDFIYELEPEQTGSVGKLITV; this is encoded by the coding sequence TTGGAGACACATATAGCCATTTACATTTCTAATAACGACGATAAGCATAAACTTCTTGAAAGCATTCAAACAAAAGCTCTAGTAGGCAATTTAACAAATTTGAAAGGCGCACTGTTTTCAGAAATAGCTTTAAATAAATTTATTTTAGAGGAAACGCGTCACGGACATTTTGATGTAACCACACAGACTAAAAACAGTTTAAAAAATTCGTCTCAAGGCGAGCGAAAAAAGGCCTTATTAAACCATATTATAGCGAAAAATCCAGAATACATTATTGTTGACAATGTTTTTGACAGTCTGGATGTAAACGCTCAACAAACCATTCAAAACACTTTAGAACATTTAAGTAAGTCTACATTAATTATCCAGATTACCAATAGAAAACGCGATCTTTTACCGTTTATAAATACTATCTATCACTGGAAAGAAGGGAAACTGGAATTGCTTAACACAATGGATGTTTCTAAGCAAAAAAAGATATTTATAGAAGATTTACCACCACCATACAATCCTATTGATACTAACGTAGAAAACTTAGTAAAGCTTAACAATGTAACAGTAACTTATGGCGAACGTGTTATAGTCAATGCTATTTGTTGGGAAATTAAACCAGGAGAGTTCTGGCAATTAATTGGTCCTAACGGATCGGGTAAAAGCACATTGATAACGCTTATAACTGGCGATAACCCCAAAGGGTATTTACAAGACATGGTGTTGTTTGGGATGCAAAAGGGGAGTGGCGAAAGTGTTTGGGAAATAAAAAGAAACATCGGTTATTTTTCTTCCGAAATGTTACGAGGTTTTATGCGTTCAGATTCTATTGAAAATATGATTATTTCTGGATTTCTGGATTCTATAGGATTGTATAAATTTCCGTCGGACAGACAAATTTTAATAGCGCATCAATGGTTACGCATTTTAAATATGTATGAAATAAAAGATAAGAGTTTTCAGTTTTTATCTGACGGGCATAAACGCTTGGTATTAATTGCAAGAGCCATGGTAAAACAACCGCCATTACTTATTTTAGACGAACCTACTAACGGACTAGATGATGCTGATGCCGAAATATTCGCAGAATTGGTCAATAAAATAGCCACCGAAAGCACCACAGCCATTTTGTATGTATCCCACAGAAACGAAGAAAAGCTTCTTAAGCCAGATTTTATTTATGAGTTAGAACCAGAACAAACGGGTTCTGTTGGAAAGTTAATAACTGTTTAA
- the gap gene encoding type I glyceraldehyde-3-phosphate dehydrogenase: MSKLKIGINGFGRIGRIAFRVAASRPDIEVVGINDLLDVDHLAYLLKYDSVHGQFDGTISTNNGNLVVNGNEIRITAERNPEDLKWDAVGADVVLDCTGIFTTLEGAQKHITAGAKKVAISAPSADAPMFVMGVNHKDITAADTIVSNASCTTNCLAPLAKVIHDKFGIVEGLMTTVHAATATQFTVDGPSRKDYRLGRASLNNIVPASTGAAKAVGKVIPELNGKLTGMAFRVPTVDVSVVDLTCRLEKSASWDEVKAALKEASEGELKGILGYTEEGVVSQDFVSEPKTSTFDVNASMALNDNFVKLVSWYDNEFGYSTKLIDLAQHIGSI; encoded by the coding sequence ATGTCAAAATTAAAAATTGGAATTAACGGATTTGGAAGAATAGGTAGAATTGCTTTTAGAGTAGCAGCTTCTAGACCAGATATTGAAGTAGTTGGAATTAACGATTTGTTAGATGTTGATCATTTAGCTTATTTATTAAAATATGATTCTGTTCACGGACAATTTGATGGAACCATTTCTACAAATAATGGTAACTTAGTAGTTAACGGAAATGAAATTAGAATTACAGCAGAACGTAACCCAGAAGATTTAAAATGGGATGCTGTTGGAGCTGATGTTGTTTTAGATTGTACAGGTATCTTTACAACTTTAGAAGGTGCTCAAAAACACATTACTGCTGGCGCTAAAAAAGTAGCAATTTCTGCACCATCTGCTGATGCACCTATGTTTGTTATGGGGGTTAACCATAAAGATATTACTGCTGCTGATACTATTGTATCTAATGCATCTTGTACAACTAACTGTTTAGCACCACTTGCAAAAGTAATTCACGATAAATTTGGTATTGTTGAAGGATTAATGACTACAGTTCACGCTGCAACTGCAACTCAATTTACAGTTGATGGACCATCAAGAAAAGATTATAGATTAGGTCGTGCATCTTTAAACAACATCGTTCCTGCTTCAACTGGAGCAGCTAAAGCTGTTGGAAAAGTAATTCCTGAATTAAACGGAAAATTAACTGGTATGGCTTTTAGAGTTCCTACTGTTGATGTATCTGTTGTAGATTTAACATGTCGTTTAGAAAAAAGCGCATCTTGGGATGAAGTTAAAGCTGCTTTAAAAGAAGCTTCTGAAGGTGAGTTAAAAGGTATTTTAGGATACACTGAAGAAGGTGTTGTATCTCAAGATTTTGTATCTGAGCCTAAAACAAGTACGTTTGATGTTAACGCAAGTATGGCATTAAATGACAACTTTGTAAAATTAGTATCTTGGTATGATAATGAGTTTGGTTATTCAACTAAATTAATTGATTTAGCTCAACATATCGGTTCTATCTAA
- a CDS encoding circularly permuted type 2 ATP-grasp protein produces MIIDRNILFRNYFSNAKKYDEVLKSDMSINSNWEKLLSNLTQIGKENLLAKQDEINWLMDENGVTYNVYNDPKGMQRTWNLNIVPFLVHQDEWKTIEKGITQRAELINLILKDIYGKRELIKNGIIPQEVIFAHRGFLRQCDQIQYKTSKNLLIYSADLARGPDGRMWVVSDRTQAPSGMGYALENRYSLSRVVPNIFQDINVKQPSQFFYEFNQMLIEAAPQNKENPNIVILTPGPHNETYFEHAYMASFLGYPLVTGNDLVVRNGKLWMKTLKQLKQVDVILRRVDDVFMDPLELREDSYLGVAGLLDVVREQKVAIVNPVGSGILENSGLIPFMNVICKYFFKEDLILPQIASWWCGQKKERDYVLNHLKELVVKRIDRSNRENIFFCEFLDKKALNALKKEILLAPYQFVAQEKISFSTAPNLVEDILEPRKIMCRTFAIAKNDSYSVMPGGLVRVAAERENLFVSNQRGGISKDFWVVSDDTQTNIQNYSWDSSCRISISDINDLPSNTAENLYWSGRYLGRALVTARYLRMVLNRMNNVEYNERNESESLVFLYQSITHITSTFPGFVGKGSEDVLKNPLKEIISLIMDENRPGSFAQTLSSFNNAYYSLRSLWSKDMWRVFDGIKKQWRKFIEDDKYTIADLSKLLDRIITRLIAFMGLIEESILVSQGLLLYFIGLQSEQAMMNVAKCRSLLVFNLDEQVQYDILESLLTSHESLNIYRYSYRSYLNIENVINLILLDKEYAKSLTYQIRRIQKDIDRLPNSENSESISICKKHISEANTKIQNLNVISLLELNHDRTLRQNLDDVLAELSDLLHETSLAVSDTYFNHAYQQKQLVNQNFPLS; encoded by the coding sequence ATGATTATAGATCGTAATATATTATTTCGAAATTATTTTTCTAATGCCAAAAAGTATGATGAAGTATTGAAATCTGATATGTCTATTAATTCCAATTGGGAAAAGTTACTTAGTAATCTTACCCAAATTGGAAAAGAAAATTTATTAGCTAAGCAAGACGAAATTAATTGGTTAATGGACGAAAATGGGGTTACATATAATGTTTATAACGACCCCAAAGGGATGCAACGTACCTGGAATCTAAACATTGTGCCATTTCTTGTACACCAAGATGAATGGAAAACTATAGAAAAAGGCATTACCCAACGGGCCGAATTAATAAACTTAATTTTAAAAGATATTTACGGTAAGCGTGAGCTTATAAAAAACGGTATCATTCCACAAGAAGTTATTTTTGCACATCGCGGATTTTTAAGGCAATGTGATCAAATTCAATATAAAACGTCTAAAAATCTACTGATTTATTCGGCAGATTTAGCTAGAGGACCAGATGGTCGGATGTGGGTTGTAAGCGATAGAACGCAAGCCCCTTCTGGTATGGGCTATGCTTTAGAAAACAGATACTCCTTAAGTAGAGTGGTGCCTAATATTTTTCAAGATATTAATGTGAAGCAACCCTCTCAGTTTTTTTATGAGTTTAATCAAATGCTTATTGAAGCGGCTCCACAAAATAAAGAGAATCCTAACATTGTTATTTTAACACCAGGACCGCATAATGAAACCTATTTTGAACATGCTTATATGGCATCGTTTTTAGGATATCCATTAGTTACGGGCAACGATTTAGTGGTTAGAAATGGTAAACTCTGGATGAAAACCTTAAAACAACTTAAACAAGTTGATGTGATTTTAAGACGTGTAGATGATGTTTTTATGGATCCGTTAGAACTTCGAGAAGATTCTTATTTGGGTGTTGCTGGCTTATTAGATGTTGTTAGAGAACAAAAAGTAGCCATAGTAAACCCTGTAGGAAGTGGTATTTTAGAAAATTCTGGACTCATTCCTTTTATGAATGTTATTTGCAAATATTTCTTTAAAGAAGATTTAATATTGCCTCAAATAGCCTCTTGGTGGTGCGGACAAAAGAAAGAACGTGATTATGTACTAAACCATTTAAAAGAATTAGTAGTTAAACGTATCGATCGATCGAATAGAGAAAACATTTTTTTCTGTGAATTTCTAGATAAAAAAGCATTAAACGCATTAAAAAAAGAAATTCTCTTAGCGCCTTACCAATTTGTAGCTCAAGAAAAAATATCATTTTCTACGGCACCAAATCTTGTAGAAGATATTTTAGAGCCTAGAAAAATTATGTGCAGAACCTTTGCTATCGCTAAAAATGACAGTTATAGTGTAATGCCTGGTGGATTAGTACGTGTTGCTGCCGAACGCGAAAACTTATTTGTATCTAATCAACGTGGTGGTATAAGTAAGGATTTTTGGGTGGTTTCAGACGATACACAAACCAATATTCAAAATTATTCATGGGATAGTTCTTGTAGAATTTCCATTTCAGATATCAATGATTTACCTAGTAATACCGCCGAAAATTTATATTGGTCGGGACGCTATTTAGGTAGAGCTCTTGTTACTGCTAGGTATTTACGCATGGTGCTTAATAGAATGAATAATGTAGAATATAATGAACGTAATGAATCCGAAAGTTTAGTTTTTCTATATCAATCAATAACACATATTACTTCAACATTTCCTGGTTTTGTTGGAAAAGGTTCCGAAGACGTTCTAAAAAATCCGCTTAAAGAAATTATTTCTTTAATAATGGACGAAAACAGACCTGGAAGCTTTGCTCAAACCTTATCAAGCTTTAACAATGCTTATTATTCCTTACGAAGCTTATGGTCTAAAGATATGTGGCGTGTTTTTGATGGCATAAAAAAGCAATGGCGAAAATTTATAGAAGACGACAAATACACTATCGCCGATCTTTCAAAATTACTAGACCGCATTATTACGCGTTTAATTGCCTTTATGGGACTTATTGAAGAAAGCATTTTAGTAAGCCAAGGATTGTTACTGTATTTTATTGGTTTACAATCTGAACAAGCCATGATGAACGTTGCTAAATGCCGTTCTTTACTTGTTTTTAACCTAGATGAACAGGTACAATACGACATTTTAGAATCCTTACTTACAAGTCATGAAAGTCTAAATATTTATAGATACAGTTACCGGTCTTACTTAAATATAGAAAATGTTATTAATTTAATTTTACTAGATAAAGAGTATGCAAAATCTTTAACTTATCAAATTAGACGTATACAAAAAGATATAGACCGATTACCAAATTCTGAAAACTCTGAAAGTATTTCTATATGTAAAAAACATATTTCTGAGGCCAATACTAAAATTCAAAATTTAAATGTCATTTCGCTTTTAGAATTGAATCATGATAGAACTTTAAGACAAAATCTTGATGATGTATTAGCAGAATTAAGTGACTTATTACACGAAACCTCTTTAGCGGTTTCCGATACGTATTTCAATCACGCTTATCAACAAAAACAATTGGTAAATCAAAATTTCCCACTTTCGTAA
- a CDS encoding AAA family ATPase, producing MEINFQGKYKSITSFNWTEIPNFVVITGPNGTGKSQLLDLIHNTIINKNRTTERVSIIGKSIKPNEVTFLKGEWQLQNTSHVNLSNIQQQMDAHYNNFKGGNYRQIQPNQIHIFSACQEIIRKTGKQFNQISKEEFYENFPEILIEQESQLSQKIGEVFYNYRLSEIELLANKKKEENIKLEIGEKPWVVLREIIRESKLPFEINDPSTNGFRDGFQLKLTHQILNEEVNFNDLSSGEKVLISLVFYLYNSQEKKLFPKLLLLDEPDAHLHPSMSQQFLNVVKNVLVDKFGVQVIMTTHSPSTVMLAPNDSVFEMSRVEPRIAKSPSKNHSVSLLTAGLVYVGEGTKYFLVEDSDDVSFYSFVYNQLTLENIINADIPLVFISASTKDKSGGKDAVQNWVTKLQESGIVNIIHGLIDADSGNITSDGVYKIDRYSIENYLTDPIIVYAALIDKEVNPIIDDVNFSVGEEYKLKSLSAEILQKVADSIISDIEPDLVNIFTDFNQNTETERIEIEYSNGIKLSYPKWLFTRRGKTILNEAYNRKYTSRVINFTTLFKALRKLNLFPKDLIDKLNEIKNGC from the coding sequence ATGGAAATAAATTTTCAAGGAAAATACAAATCAATTACAAGCTTTAATTGGACTGAAATTCCAAATTTTGTAGTTATAACTGGTCCTAATGGAACAGGTAAATCTCAATTACTAGATTTAATACATAACACGATTATCAATAAAAATAGAACTACTGAAAGAGTTTCAATAATTGGAAAATCTATAAAACCTAATGAAGTAACCTTTCTTAAAGGCGAATGGCAATTACAAAATACCTCTCACGTAAATCTCTCCAACATTCAGCAACAAATGGATGCTCATTATAATAATTTTAAAGGAGGTAATTATCGTCAAATTCAACCTAATCAGATACATATTTTTTCAGCTTGTCAAGAAATTATACGGAAAACAGGCAAACAATTTAATCAAATATCAAAAGAAGAATTCTATGAAAATTTTCCAGAAATATTAATTGAACAAGAAAGTCAATTAAGTCAAAAAATTGGAGAGGTCTTTTATAATTACCGCTTATCAGAAATAGAACTATTAGCAAACAAAAAAAAAGAAGAAAATATTAAGCTTGAGATTGGAGAAAAACCTTGGGTTGTTCTTCGTGAAATAATTAGAGAATCTAAACTCCCTTTTGAAATTAATGACCCTTCAACAAATGGCTTTAGAGATGGCTTTCAATTAAAACTTACCCATCAAATTTTAAATGAGGAAGTTAATTTTAATGACTTATCTTCAGGAGAAAAAGTACTAATTTCTCTAGTCTTTTATTTGTACAATTCCCAAGAGAAAAAGCTTTTTCCAAAATTACTATTACTTGATGAGCCTGATGCTCACTTACACCCTTCAATGTCACAGCAGTTTTTAAACGTTGTTAAGAATGTTTTAGTAGATAAGTTTGGAGTTCAGGTTATTATGACTACTCACTCTCCTTCAACAGTTATGCTTGCTCCAAATGATTCTGTTTTTGAAATGTCCAGAGTTGAACCAAGAATAGCCAAATCTCCATCTAAAAATCATTCAGTTTCTTTATTAACAGCAGGATTGGTTTATGTTGGAGAAGGAACTAAATATTTTTTAGTCGAAGATAGCGATGATGTTTCGTTTTATTCTTTTGTTTATAATCAATTAACCTTGGAAAATATAATTAATGCAGATATTCCCTTGGTGTTTATTTCTGCTTCTACTAAAGACAAATCAGGGGGAAAAGATGCTGTACAAAATTGGGTTACAAAACTTCAAGAGTCTGGAATAGTAAACATTATTCACGGTCTAATTGATGCTGATAGTGGAAACATAACATCTGATGGTGTATATAAAATAGATAGATATAGTATTGAAAATTACTTGACTGACCCAATAATTGTATATGCAGCTCTTATAGATAAAGAAGTGAATCCTATAATTGATGATGTTAACTTTTCTGTTGGAGAAGAATACAAACTTAAATCCTTATCAGCAGAAATTTTGCAAAAAGTTGCAGATTCAATTATTTCAGACATAGAGCCTGATTTGGTCAATATTTTTACTGATTTTAATCAAAATACAGAGACAGAAAGAATTGAAATTGAGTATTCCAATGGAATTAAATTGAGTTATCCGAAATGGTTATTTACAAGGCGCGGTAAAACAATTTTGAATGAGGCTTATAATAGGAAATATACTAGTCGAGTGATAAATTTCACGACATTATTTAAAGCATTAAGAAAACTAAATTTGTTTCCTAAAGACCTAATTGACAAATTGAATGAAATAAAAAACGGTTGCTAA
- the pfkA gene encoding 6-phosphofructokinase: MPKTIKKLAVLTSGGDSPGMNAAIRSVVRACAYHNVECIAVYRGYEGLMEGDFKAMDARSVRGIINKGGTILKSARSKAFRTKEGRQQAFEKLVAAEIDGLVVIGGDGTFTGAMIFNQEFDFPVMGIPGTIDNDIVGTSHTLGFDTALNTVVDAIDKIRDTASSHNRLFFIEVMGRDVGHIALNVGIAGGAEEILIPEEDLGLDRLVDSLNRSRKSGKSSSIVVVAEGDKIGKNIFELKDYVDENMEGYDVRVSVLGHMQRGGAPSCFDRVLASRMGVKAVESLLEGKTTYMVGLINNKMELTPLDSAIKGKTKINLELLRVSDIMST, encoded by the coding sequence ATGCCAAAAACAATAAAAAAACTTGCTGTTTTAACATCTGGAGGAGATTCTCCAGGAATGAATGCAGCCATAAGATCTGTAGTTAGAGCATGTGCATATCATAATGTTGAATGTATTGCTGTTTACAGAGGATATGAAGGCCTAATGGAAGGGGATTTTAAAGCTATGGATGCTCGTAGTGTAAGGGGTATTATTAATAAAGGTGGTACGATTTTAAAATCTGCACGCTCTAAAGCTTTTAGAACTAAAGAAGGCAGACAACAAGCCTTTGAAAAACTAGTAGCGGCAGAAATAGACGGATTAGTAGTTATTGGTGGTGATGGAACTTTTACCGGAGCCATGATTTTTAATCAAGAATTTGATTTTCCAGTGATGGGAATCCCTGGTACTATTGATAATGATATTGTAGGAACCTCTCATACACTTGGCTTTGATACTGCTTTAAATACGGTAGTAGATGCTATTGATAAAATACGTGATACTGCAAGTTCACATAATAGACTATTTTTTATCGAAGTAATGGGACGCGATGTTGGACATATTGCTCTTAACGTAGGTATTGCTGGTGGTGCTGAAGAAATTCTAATTCCAGAAGAAGATTTAGGTTTAGATAGACTTGTAGATTCTTTAAATAGAAGTAGAAAATCGGGTAAATCATCGAGTATAGTGGTGGTTGCTGAAGGTGATAAAATAGGTAAAAATATTTTTGAACTTAAAGATTATGTGGATGAAAACATGGAAGGCTATGATGTTAGAGTGTCTGTACTTGGGCACATGCAACGTGGTGGTGCACCGTCATGCTTTGATCGTGTTTTAGCCAGTAGAATGGGTGTAAAGGCAGTCGAGTCTTTATTAGAAGGTAAAACCACTTATATGGTTGGACTTATAAATAACAAAATGGAACTAACACCCTTAGATAGTGCTATCAAAGGAAAAACAAAAATAAACTTAGAATTATTGCGTGTCTCAGATATTATGAGCACTTAA